From a single Endozoicomonas euniceicola genomic region:
- the citE gene encoding citrate (pro-3S)-lyase subunit beta yields MSESMQLRRSMLFVPGHNAAMLATAHIYKPDTIMFDLEDSVALREKDTTRLMVFHALQNPLYKDIETTVRVNPLYTPYGHKDIEAVVRAGVDVVRLPMVSTVEQVLEGDRLITEIEQSCGRVVGSTKLMAAIESAAGIANVFEIAKCCPRLMGIALAAEDYVTDLKTTRSASGEELFLARSRIVVAARAAGIACYDAVHSDVNDEEGFITQARLAKQMGFDGKSLVNPRQIDLLHGVYAPTEDEVDHAITIVEAATEAANRGIGVVSLNGKMVDGPIITRAERTIALARACGMKVEL; encoded by the coding sequence ATGAGTGAATCCATGCAACTGCGCAGAAGCATGCTGTTTGTTCCCGGGCATAATGCCGCCATGCTGGCAACAGCGCATATCTACAAACCAGATACCATTATGTTCGATCTGGAAGACTCTGTTGCACTTCGGGAGAAAGACACCACCCGCCTGATGGTGTTCCATGCCCTTCAGAACCCGCTTTATAAAGACATTGAAACAACGGTTCGCGTTAACCCTCTCTACACGCCCTACGGTCATAAAGATATTGAAGCGGTGGTTCGTGCCGGTGTTGACGTTGTCCGTTTGCCGATGGTGTCCACCGTCGAGCAGGTACTTGAGGGCGACCGGCTGATTACCGAGATAGAACAGTCCTGTGGCCGTGTCGTTGGCAGCACGAAACTGATGGCCGCCATTGAGTCGGCAGCGGGCATCGCCAATGTTTTTGAAATAGCGAAATGCTGTCCCCGCCTGATGGGCATTGCCCTGGCTGCGGAAGACTATGTCACCGATCTGAAAACCACCCGCTCAGCTTCTGGCGAAGAACTGTTTCTTGCCCGCAGCCGTATTGTTGTGGCGGCGCGTGCCGCCGGCATTGCCTGTTACGATGCGGTGCACTCAGACGTGAATGATGAAGAAGGCTTTATTACCCAGGCCCGGCTGGCGAAACAGATGGGCTTTGACGGCAAGAGCCTGGTCAACCCACGCCAGATCGATCTGCTTCACGGTGTCTACGCACCAACAGAAGACGAAGTCGACCACGCCATTACCATTGTTGAAGCAGCTACCGAAGCGGCAAACAGAGGCATTGGTGTGGTCTCGCTGAATGGGAAGATGGTAGACGGCCCCATTATTACTCGTGCCGAGCGCACGATCGCATTAGCCAGAGCCTGTGGAATGAAAGTGGAGCTGTAA
- the citD gene encoding citrate lyase acyl carrier protein: MKITESAFAGSLESSDLLVQIEPSSEGGLFIDLESSVEKQFGQAIRKTALDALEKMGVTSARLTLQDKGALDGVIRARIQAAVLRSTGEETIDWSRL; encoded by the coding sequence GTGAAAATTACAGAGTCTGCATTTGCAGGGTCACTGGAATCCAGTGACCTGCTGGTTCAAATTGAACCGAGTAGTGAGGGTGGTCTTTTTATAGACCTTGAGAGTTCTGTAGAGAAACAGTTTGGTCAGGCTATTCGCAAAACCGCACTGGACGCTCTGGAAAAAATGGGGGTCACGTCTGCCCGACTGACACTGCAGGACAAAGGCGCTCTTGATGGCGTTATACGAGCCCGTATTCAGGCAGCCGTGCTACGCTCCACCGGTGAAGAAACTATTGACTGGAGTCGTCTGTAA
- the citC gene encoding [citrate (pro-3S)-lyase] ligase — protein MLFEQDRIEIITARKKTQVEEFLKIRGLTLEADVELTIGLFRGKTLIGTGSIAGNIIKCVAVSCKVTGEGIALKLVSELVNHAYSMGRRKLYVYTKPQYRPIFSGAGFSTLAEVPETVTLLENSSSRLATYIKELEQYRKTGANIAGIVMNANPFTLGHRYLVEKACQENDWVHLFVVKEDASEFAYDVRLRLILDGLEHLDNVTVHEGSDYIISKATFPTYFIKDKQIVEDAHARLDLTLFRNHIAPALGINRRYVGSEPFCTVTSHYNRVMKEVFDDSAMPCPVIEVKEVRRHEQSGHAVSASRVRELIGSGELDKLSALVPASTLSYINKEHINKEHTNKGHTNKGHTNKGHTNKGHTNKGHTNKGHTNKGHTNKGHTNKGHTNKEYPANPFYTMN, from the coding sequence ATGCTGTTTGAACAGGATCGTATCGAAATCATTACTGCCCGGAAAAAAACACAGGTTGAGGAGTTCCTGAAGATCAGGGGGTTAACCCTTGAAGCGGATGTTGAACTGACCATTGGCCTGTTCCGTGGCAAAACCCTGATTGGAACCGGCTCCATCGCGGGCAATATAATAAAGTGTGTCGCAGTATCCTGTAAGGTGACGGGTGAGGGCATTGCTTTGAAACTGGTATCCGAACTGGTTAATCACGCTTACAGCATGGGCCGCAGAAAACTGTATGTTTATACCAAACCCCAATATCGCCCTATTTTCAGCGGTGCGGGTTTCTCAACTCTGGCGGAAGTTCCCGAAACCGTGACGTTACTGGAAAACAGCAGCAGTCGTCTGGCTACCTATATAAAGGAACTTGAGCAATACCGGAAAACGGGTGCCAATATCGCTGGTATCGTCATGAACGCCAACCCGTTTACACTGGGTCATCGCTACCTTGTGGAAAAAGCCTGTCAGGAAAACGACTGGGTTCACCTGTTTGTGGTAAAGGAAGATGCGTCAGAATTTGCTTACGATGTGAGACTGCGTTTAATACTTGACGGTCTTGAACATCTGGACAACGTTACCGTTCACGAAGGCAGCGATTACATTATTTCCAAAGCGACCTTCCCCACTTACTTTATTAAGGACAAACAGATCGTCGAGGACGCCCACGCCCGGCTGGACTTGACCCTGTTCAGAAACCACATTGCCCCGGCACTGGGCATCAACCGACGCTACGTAGGCAGTGAACCTTTCTGCACAGTCACCAGCCATTACAACCGCGTTATGAAAGAAGTGTTTGATGATAGCGCCATGCCCTGCCCGGTCATTGAAGTGAAGGAAGTTAGACGACACGAGCAGTCAGGGCATGCCGTCTCCGCCTCCAGGGTCAGGGAGCTGATCGGTTCAGGTGAGCTGGATAAACTGTCAGCATTGGTTCCGGCCTCCACCCTCAGTTACATCAACAAAGAGCACATCAACAAAGAGCACACTAATAAAGGGCACACTAATAAAGGGCACACTAATAAAGGGCACACTAATAAAGGGCACACTAATAAAGGGCACACTAATAAAGGGCACACTAATAAAGGGCACACTAATAAAGGGCACACTAATAAAGGGCACACTAATAAAGAGTACCCGGCGAACCCGTTTTACACGATGAACTGA